The Pagrus major chromosome 10, Pma_NU_1.0 genome contains a region encoding:
- the LOC141003156 gene encoding uncharacterized protein: protein MASESYNPNMTNNLGQIKTNNKELRIVMVGKTGAGKSAAGNTILGRKGFESKCTSKSVTVDCSKHECVIDGQQIAVIDTPGLFDNRFDDIKTVRDVSQCVRLAAPGPHVFLVVIRVGRFTDEEKQTVQKIQEIFGQDADRYSMVLFSHGDMLRETTIEKFLDDDTDLQDLVAKCNNQYHVFNNWLEDRSQVNKLVQKIRNVAKRNGRSHYTNEMFQKAEREIEEEKQRILKEKEDKIRKEKEELKKELQGEHEKDMKKIQEQLEAERERMRKEREEERQREKQEREEQRQREKEEMEEQRQREKQEMEEQRQREKQEMEEQRQREKQEMEGQRQREKEEREEQRQREKQEMEEQRQREKQEMEGQRQREKQEMEGQRQRDKQEMEEQKQREKQEMEEQKQREKQEMEEQRQREKQEREVERQRERDEREREKQEMEEQKQREKQEMEEQKQREKQEMEEQRQREKQEREVERQREREEREREKKEMNEERRREIERIEAERQREREEREKKEMNEERRREIERIEAERQREREEREKKEMIEEKQREKERIEAERRERERERAEWEKENKKDRDEMERRYEKRLTETEDKLKQTQEDLRAEQNKGCCIS from the exons ATGGCCAGCGAGTCTTACAACCCAAACATGACCAACAACTTGG GACAGatcaaaacaaataacaagGAGCTGAGGATAGTGATGGTGGGGAAGACTGGAGCTGGGAAGAGTGCTGCTGGAAACACCATCCTGGGACGAAAGGGCTTTGAATCAAAGTGCACTTCTAAGTCTGTGACTGTGGACTGTTCCAAGCATGAATGTGTGATAGATGGGCAACAGATTGCTGTCATTGACACTCCGGGCCTGTTTGACAACAGGTTTGACGACATTAAAACAGTCAGAGATGTGAGCCAGTGCGTTCGTTTGGCTGCTCCTGGACCCCATGTGTTTCTGGTGGTCATTCGTGTGGGCAGATTCACTGACGAGGAAAAGCAGACGGTGCAAAAGATTCAAGAAATATTTGGCCAGGATGCAGACAGATACAGCATGGTTCTCTTCTCTCATGGTGACATGCTTCGAGAAACGACCATTGAGAAATTCTTGGATGACGACACCGACCTTCAAGACCTTGTGGCCAAATGTAACAACCAGTACCACGTCTTCAACAATTGGCTGGAGGATCGCTCACAGGTCAATAAGCTGGTCCAGAAGATCAGAAATGTAGCGAAGAGGAACGGAAGAAGCCACTACACCAACGAGATGTTCCAAAAGGCCGAGAGGGAAATCGAAGAGGAGAAACAACGCAtcctgaaagagaaagaagataaaatacggaaagagaaagaggagctgaagaaggagcTTCAGGGAGAACATGAAAAAGACATGAAGAAAATTCAAGAGCAACTcgaggctgagagagagaggatgaggaaagagagagaggaggagaggcagagggagaagcaggagagggaggagcagaggcagagggagaaggaggagatggaggagcagaggcagagggagaagcaggagatggaggagcagaggcagagggagaagcaggagatggaggagcagaggcagagggagaagcaggagatggaggggcagaggcagagggagaaggaggagagggaggagcagaggcagagggagaagcaggagatggaggagcagaggcagagggagaagcaggagatggaggggcagaggcagagggagaagcaggagatggaggggcagaggcagagggataagcaggagatggaggagcagaagcagagggagaagcaggagatggaggagcagaagcagagggagaagcaggagatggaggagcagaggcagagggagaagcaggagagagaagtagagagacagagagagagagacgagagggagagggagaagcaggagatggaggagcagaagcagagggagaagcaggagatggaggagcagaagcagagggagaagcaggagatggaggagcagaggcagagggagaagcaggagagagaagtagagagacagagagagagagaagagagggagagggagaaaaaggagatgaatgaggagagacggagggagatagagaggatagaggcagagagacagagagagagagaggagagggagaaaaaggagatgaatgaggagagacggagggagatagagaggatagaggcagagagacagagagagagagaggagagggagaaaaaggagatgattgaggaaaaacagagggagaaggagaggatagaagcagagagaagagagagagagagagagagggcagagtGGGAAAAGGAGAATAAAAAAGATAGGGATGAAATGGAAAGAAGGTATGAAAAGAGACTGACAGAGACTGAAGACAAGCTGAAGCAGACTCAAGAGGATTTAAGAGCTGAGCAGAACAAAGGTTGCTGTATTAGTTAA